ATTGAGGTAAAAATAATAGCTTGTTGAAAGGTTAGACGTATTGTCAGATTGcgatgtttgtttatttactgATGCCACCTCAGCTTTTCACTGTTTAAGCcaatcaacaaaacatttcTTAAAAGTCTATAGTTGACACACAAAAGGGAAACTCtcagaaatttttcagaacgGTTAACAATTGACGCTTGTTTTTAAAGCGTACCAGTTCGTCGATTGAATTTTATACAACTTGTTCCTGTACAACTTACactcaatgaaagtataaaccaggtatggtctgttcatacaaactggaggacatggcgatttttatattaaatcgctatgtcctccgctccatacaaagtttgacattcgaccataccttgttgATGTTCATTGCTTGCACTGGGGCGAAAAGATCATCTTTCGTCATAGCTTTAAGCTTGGTTTAAATAtcgagcgaaaaaaaaaatgacagaaaatgtacGGCCAAACTGTCAATTTTTCCGTTCACACGGCTCACCTAAAAGCAATGACTCTacgtccatacattttctgtcaaatctTTATTTTCGTTCGATCAGGGAAGTACAGTCAGGTCAAGTATATAAAGATGTAGAATATACAATGTTGGACTGTTGGACACAAGTCGAATTCACTTAGTTAAATTGCAATACATGacaaactttttagtttcaacAGCACACCAAAGTCACGGATGCAACACGATAAATCTTATATTCAACCGAAAATTGGGCTCCGTAAAGTTTGTGATCCGCTCAGCGCCAGTTGGGTTTAGTGATAATTCAACcgctttttcgtttttatgttGTATTTTCATACCAACCTGCCTGTTCTCCAAAAAATTCTATTGTATCATTTATAGTTAATGTCAAACGAATTTTTGTGTAGGTATAAGTTTACTACAGCTGTTTTACTCATACAATCACATACTCAGATACTGATTATGTGTGCGTATAATCTAGAAATAAATTCGTAAGACTTCGTAACGCGATGACACAAGCAACACGAGCAGCACTCGATTTTGGTACAGACCTAGCCCTATTAGGATTAGGTTTACCGGCGTAATTTGCATCCggttaataaatttttattatgaaatCAACACAGGccacaataaataataaaccTCCACATCCAAATGCATTACGTAACTGAGATATCGAAACCAAGGCCACCaaataaggctcggaacaggtcagttTAACTTGAATCTACAGAAATctgatttgataaattttgacCTGAAATGACCCGGAcaggtttaaaaaaattaaagttataaaaattttcacctGACTTGAAAGTCTTTTGACCACTAGACACTACTACAAAACCGAGCTGCtcattgatgatttctctatcgattATTTACTCTGACCTAGCCATTCCAATTCCTACTTGACTTTCTTGGAATTAAGcataaaccaatttttcattatcgatttttaatttaacatgTAAACTGAATAGAAATCAGATTCAAAAGCAACTAATTATCATTCCGCGCCAACATTTTAAGTAAATATCGCAAATCCATCGGTATGACAGTCTGACAGCGACGTTATCGATGGTCGCCATTttctaaaaacaattttcatcgcAACTTCCTTCGTTTCTCTCTTTCTCAGATAAATCTTTTCTACGTCAAGATGGGTCGTATGCACGCTCCTGGGTAAATTAAGGCTTTTCAATGGTATTTTTTGAGTAAAACCCAATTGCaatgtgaaattattgaaCATAAATGATTGGTGCAACTGTTTTGCGAAAAATTAcgattgaaaatattgaaattcagTGGAAATTCAGTGAAAAACAAACCATCCACATGGTGATAGCTCCATTTTGACATttctaatgaatttttttcgttcggaTTTATTTACAGCAAGGGTATATCCCAATCAGCTTTACCATACCGACGAACTGTTCCATCATGGTTAAAATTGAACGCCGATGATGTTAAGGAACAAATTAAGAAGCTCGGCAAAAAGGGAATGACTCCATCTCAAATCGGTAAGTTGTTTTTGAGGTTATGTTTGCCATATATTAGTGTCCATTATGTGTGTCTGCCGACGAgtgttttcaatgaatttttcctTCTTCGCACCATTCAGGTATCATTCTTCGAGATTCACATGGCGTTGCCCAAGTACGTTTCGTCAGCGGTAACAAAATTTTGCGAATCATGAAATCGGTTGGCCTGAAACCCGATCTACCAGAGGATTTGTACTATTTGATCAAGAAGGCCGTCGCTATTCGCAAGCATTTAGAACGTAACCGCAAGGATAAGGACAGTAAATTCCGTTTGATTCTTGTTGAATCGAGAATCCATCGATTGGCCCGCTTTTACAAAACAAAGGCTGTACTTCCACCAACATGGAAATACGAATCCAGTACCGCTTCTGCTTTGGTCGCATAAACAAAACAGTTCGTTGTGTTTTTGACGATGTATTCCAATGTGGACGAtggtatttttatttaaaaatataacaaCCGATCGTGGAAGTTAAATTGTGTGTGGTCTTTGATTTTGGACGTCGCTTTGCGGGAAGTTGATCAGTTgacacgtttttttttttttggtgttacTGGCCGAGAAATGACAAAGTTCAATGGCACCTGTACAATACTTGCTCTAGCAAGGCGACCTATTCCTGACCATTGTAGCTCCGTCGAACTTCGACAATTTTCTGATTGTGAAGCGGAATAGTCCATGGCACATCACacagtattttcgaaattctacAGTCAGACGATGTCtctaaagaaaaattgttgtgatttttcatcaaatttttcagtttattgAGAATCctgagagggattcttttgaatttcgactgaccgaaatcagcgctattttttccgggacttttttatatatgcctagttagaccttggtgcctaggccccaaaaccagtctcagatatttttgatcttccatacctggctggttgtaagtggccaaaagtcgaaaaatggggtttcgtcGTCCGGATTTAATTTCCGTAAAATGGCGAGGACAcaggcgtgtatgggttcgttggaaagctgagttcaagtactcctggggcaaatataaccttaaaaaatttgatgataaacggccgaaaatatgacctccacattcataataagtgataatttaatcaaataattgcattagtcaggtcacagctctcatcaaagttcaccgaggttccCTAGATTCTGACAAATTTTCTGAagttcatattttcggccgtttatcatccAATTTTTAgaagtaaatattttcccCGGTAGTACTCGACGACATCAGCTTTCCAATGAACCCATACACGCtcgtgtcctcgccaccttacggaaatgaaatccggactacgaaaccccatttcTCGACTTTTaaccacttacaaccagccatgg
Above is a genomic segment from Bradysia coprophila strain Holo2 unplaced genomic scaffold, BU_Bcop_v1 contig_24, whole genome shotgun sequence containing:
- the LOC119077714 gene encoding 40S ribosomal protein S13, whose translation is MGRMHAPGKGISQSALPYRRTVPSWLKLNADDVKEQIKKLGKKGMTPSQIGIILRDSHGVAQVRFVSGNKILRIMKSVGLKPDLPEDLYYLIKKAVAIRKHLERNRKDKDSKFRLILVESRIHRLARFYKTKAVLPPTWKYESSTASALVA